A window of the Fusarium poae strain DAOMC 252244 chromosome 3, whole genome shotgun sequence genome harbors these coding sequences:
- a CDS encoding hypothetical protein (BUSCO:5938at5125), translating into MDDTPAPKLSELLRHPDDLDKIPALKLEFSRKKGAVDGQLRSGLREQLETTQSGMTGLNDGQKTVQMIKEEMIKIDKLCSESQNMIKDFASINLVSQAHRNFGAVETMRRNLETFNDRISRVEVMLREDDEDNDNMPNLLPCHYELTQLRNIRDDAMEQIQRADDDSLEPTLIDYFARLDDTIDWFDEHVGIIALNLINLVVQDNNGLVVRFAVVMEAEESSDQRVLALQEALKDHKEMATRFQSITDGAKKVRGYKDKFIQAIRLSAEQQFEGAKEEFLDDPSKLDKIMKWYFNDLNVVKVGMSHLMPKKWNIVKTYAGVYHQLMHDFLVGMVDGDEASSAHTLEIVGFPEKYYRKMAKIGLKQEELIPQVIDNREAELVRDFRELIIKFLDEWIDRIFAQEKRDLAERNVEGSNLDQDEYGYFRTKNFVALWRMLREQVDAAANSQRADVVEGVIDAMFARLRTRQQSWQAMLEDEAIPYEEGKIPELEGFQALQDWLVATANDQIASIDDNEDEGRLAYLSSFRRLVEQHVSPAYLERIDSEVNMLRDGYVDFSTWCITRFAQLVFTVDFGTVMPDFFTPRWYTSNAMKQMVVTFEEYVNDYRQVLHHSLVDIFIEIFAEELLVRYLSAVRNKGAKFRRTDPFQDKLFNDISTAFECFSTLPSPDVGASIKDTWRVTEHFLRLLSADRDAIVDTYVAFKTAYWDLSVQWVEVVLRSRDDFERSMIAAVKKEAANIDIERGPETIMSRVK; encoded by the coding sequence ATGGACGATACACCTGCGCCCAAGCTCTCAGAGCTGCTGCGGCATCCCGACGATCTGGACAAGATACCTGCGCTCAAGCTGGAATTTTCAAGAAAAAAGGGCGCGGTAGATGGACAACTTCGCAGTGGTCTGCGAGAGCAGCTCGAGACAACCCAATCTGGCATGACAGGTCTAAACGACGGCCAAAAGACAGTCCAGATGATCAAGGAAGAAATGATCAAGATCGATAAGCTGTGCTCCGAGTCACAGAACATGATAAAGGACTTTGCAAGCATCAATTTGGTGTCGCAAGCACACCGCAACTTCGGCGCCGTCGAGACGATGCGTCGCAATCTGGAGACGTTTAACGATCGCATATCGCGTGTTGAGGTTATGCTAAGGGAGGACGACGAAGATAATGACAACATGCCCAACCTACTGCCGTGCCACTACGAGCTCACCCAACTAAGAAATATTCGCGACGATGCCATGGAGCAAATACAACGGGCAGATGACGACAGTCTCGAGCCGACATTAATTGACTACTTTGCGCGATTGGACGATACGATCGACTGGTTCGACGAGCATGTCGGTATTATCGCTCTGaatctcatcaacctcgtTGTACAGGACAACAACGGACTCGTGGTACGATTCGCGGTGGTGATGGAAGCTGAGGAATCGAGCGACCAAAGGGTGCTGGCACTGCAGGAAGCTTTGAAGGACCACAAGGAGATGGCTACACGGTTCCAGAGTATCACAGACGGTGCGAAGAAGGTCCGAGGCTACAAAGACAAGTTTATACAAGCCATTCGACTCAGCGCCGAGCAGCAATTCGAGGGAGCAAAGGAGGAGTTTCTCGACGACCCGAGCAAGCTTGACAAGATTATGAAGTGGTACTTTAACGATCTGAATGTTGTCAAGGTCGGAATGTCGCATCTTATGCCCAAGAAGTGGAATATCGTAAAGACATACGCAGGTGTCTACCACCAGCTCATGCATGACTTTCTGGTCGGCATGGTAGATGGCGATGAGGCATCATCGGCACACACGCTAGAGATTGTGGGCTTCCCAGAGAAGTACTACCGGAAGATGGCAAAGATTGGGCTCAAGCAAGAAGAGCTCATACCACAAGTCATCGATAACCGTGAAGCAGAGCTCGTACGTGACTTCCGTGAACTTATCATCAAGTTCCTCGACGAATGGATCGACCGAATATTTGCGCAGGAGAAGCGTGACCTGGCAGAACGCAACGTCGAGGGCTCCAACCTGGATCAGGATGAGTATGGCTATTTCCGAACAAAGAACTTTGTCGCTCTATGGCGTATGTTACGCGAGCAAGTAGACGCCGCTGCTAATTCACAGCGCGCCGATGTTGTCGAAGGCGTTATTGACGCAATGTTTGCTCGCCTACGCACTCGGCAACAGTCGTGGCAGGCTATGCTTGAAGACGAGGCTATCCCCTACGAAGAGGGTAAAATCCCCGAGCTCGAGGGTTTCCAGGCTCTCCAAGATTGGCTTGTGGCTACGGCCAACGACCAGATTGCATCTATCGACGACAACGAAGACGAGGGTCGCCTGGCTTATCTCTCCAGCTTCCGTCGTCTGGTTGAGCAGCATGTTTCGCCTGCATACCTTGAACGTATCGATTCTGAGGTCAACATGTTGCGTGACGGCTACGTCGACTTCAGTACATGGTGTATCACCCGCTTCGCACAACTCGTCTTCACTGTCGATTTCGGCACAGTCATGCCTGACTTCTTCACACCCCGCTGGTACACAAGTAATGCTATGAAACAGATGGTGGTGACATTCGAAGAGTACGTCAATGACTATCGCCAGGTACTGCACCACTCTCTTGTAGACATCTTTATTGAGATCTTTGCCGAGGAGCTGCTTGTCCGGTACTTATCCGCTGTGCGAAACAAGGGCGCAAAGTTCCGTCGTACCGATCCCTTCCAGGACAAGCTGTTCAACGACATCTCTACTGCATTTGAGTGCTTCAGCACTCTGCCATCGCCTGACGTCGGAGCATCCATCAAGGATACCTGGCGTGTCACAGAGCACTTCCTGCGCCTACTATCTGCCGACCGCGATGCCATCGTTGACACTTACGTCGCCTTCAAGACGGCTTACTGGGATCTGAGCGTTCAATGGGTCGAGGTTGTACTGAGGTCGAGAGACGATTTTGAGAGGTCCATGATAGCAGCAgtcaagaaggaggctgCCAATATCGATATCGAACGTGGACCGGAGACTATCATGAGTAGAGTCAAGTAA
- a CDS encoding hypothetical protein (BUSCO:36496at5125), whose amino-acid sequence MSDPLLTSLCGICHISVPKYKCPRCGARTCSLGCIKKHKAWSECSGERDATAYVAPSKLRTPAGVDHDYNFLHGIELSVERSEKLLVEERQIVQEEELRPMTIQEVKWKPGRDGRKRKVLVTRVLREAKGRSFERHLAARLKKLNTTIMCVPTGMARQRANNTTLNRRTMRVNWQVEWMTFEDPAETESKKIRVLSKVMDDTPLYQAYHTSLSEQQRAKGKQSKKIPWAGLDGQLQDSTNSTWSSGSFALQDPFSQTWMNYHDTEPGMWPSEKDQTQKQQFQYLLVNHSSPPDKPVVTKLEPEDCLREILKNTRVLEFPTICILDHDQNLPSNFTLGPKDTVSEAGNKRKNPFGKKGPMKPNKRRNKGKDRDIEEGEVNSDDEGDQSDDNAVGFEAGDVIAEQSLGEEDDDDSDDTSSSGSDSE is encoded by the coding sequence ATGTCTGACCCTCTCCTCACATCTCTATGTGGAATTTGTCATATCTCAGTACCTAAATACAAGTGCCCACGATGTGGCGCTCGAACCTGCTCACTCGGATGTATAAAAAAACATAAAGCTTGGTCTGAATGCTCTGGCGAACGCGATGCGACAGCCTACGTTGCCCCCTCGAAGCTTCGCACACCCGCTGGTGTCGACCACGACTACAATTTCCTTCATGGGATCGAACTTTCCGTCGAACGCTccgagaagcttcttgtagAAGAGCGCCAGATCgtacaagaagaagaattgcGCCCCATGACGATTCAAGAGGTCAAATGGAAACCCGGACGAGATGGGCGCAAGCGCAAAGTTCTTGTTACTAGAGTTTTGCGAGAAGCTAAAGGTCGATCATTTGAGCGACATTTGGCTGCGCGACTGAAGAAGCTTAACACCACCATCATGTGTGTGCCCACAGGCATGGCCAGGCAGCGAGCGAATAATACGACACTCAACAGGCGGACGATGAGGGTCAATTGGCAGGTGGAGTGGATGACCTTCGAGGATCCGGCAGAAACGGAGTCGAAGAAAATAAGGGTTTTATCCAAGGTTATGGATGACACGCCTCTATACCAAGCCTACCATACGTCGTTGTCGGAGCAGCAGCGGGCGAAAGGAAAACAATCCAAGAAGATCCCATGGGCGGGCCTGGATGGACAATTGCAGGATTCGACAAATTCGACATGGTCGTCTGGGTCATTCGCACTTCAGGACCCATTCTCACAGACTTGGATGAATTATCACGACACAGAGCCAGGCATGTGGCCATCCGAAAAGGACCAGACTCAAAAACAACAGTTCCAGTACCTCCTGGTCAACCACAGCTCACCTCCAGACAAACCCGTCGTCACGAAGCTTGAACCGGAGGATTGTCTCCGCGAAATTCTCAAGAACACACGCGTTCTCGAATTTCCGACGATATGTATTCTCGACCATGATCAAAACCTCCCCTCAAATTTTACGCTGGGACCTAAAGATACTGTTTCAGAAGCCGgcaacaagagaaagaacCCATTCGGCAAGAAAGGTCCTATGAAGCCGAACAAGAGGAGAAACAAGGGCAAGGACAGGGATATAGAAGAAGGGGAGGTTAacagtgatgatgaagggGACCAGTCTGATGATAATGCCGTTGGGTTTGAGGCAGGTGATGTTATTGCCGAGCAGAGTCTTGGggaggaggacgacgacgacagcGACGATACGAGTAGCTCAGGGAGCGACAGTGAATGA
- a CDS encoding hypothetical protein (BUSCO:4960at5125) yields MPPSLNTHSSFTRPRTSDRDGRPSTRDQGPDQNLLIPSRTSSLHSRITQPIPSTLNMKPQQRTPKTLTHAYMVCGVGREPSQWVKAPTPAQGKIGHMKGAVGQFWLPEILGSSPRLEQDNEIARALHSAMRACFPHDVEICTGRSQPHCVHHSFVLQQDSSHTLYGICLRVWSRADEKRAETIRELRKRTESDYYDNPDETYWIPYCLSFLSRYPLYNLLGDYLRGMWIHWNKATNLFHAEEVSRILSFPAPRLNDLVRIDMKDYALCYQFPSSPTGFQNFAMWPLFNCLSIPNIVGVIEAAISPTRRIIFVSHYPAMLTMAAETVRYCVRVYEWSGLYVPVVHARHAKELVQEPGPYILGITVECRSLFTAPTDALVVDLDRNFVLTSSPPTALSPGQRNKFVTRLTQALNGDVTPSGVPQHLRSAYGGGKLVPAGQIIVMRGEVESIQDPEWWNQDAVMAVMDHVCEKLGRNTGIKAVFGGSVKKPLMTKVSMRHLNELVRERNQYSRDALEAWQDFINLKGRMDTELSKVNKRNNYLVEELESWKQQFLKFQAFAETLTKETQDLKVKIDTHKRENRRLAGLIDQQKDDNARLSVRLTGTEKQRDDALEALVLQQEIAEELERERKRNKKELSQLQHTNVTIMRQRDEARRVVLHLRSLIGGQSHHMEHLIQSLTKPDDLAQEIEEGYDETEEDTQSSEPSRLTPSPSPTTSTSSRSKRYSSASFNDVADRHLKDKTDAIAHIVRNIAEQCQAAVEGLQLAHDAELGSSSRRNSRHSTVQSDDGHSAATSETGDESLLAPRSGRASSIPPTPDLIPNRSSTAMSFASTATTPERSSQQYSLRDEIPTKIVEDDEEDFEENRSDNGTVSHETSVVSKHQLQHQQSLMHRPSGARISALGGTR; encoded by the exons ATGCCTCCTTCGCTCAATACCCATTCCTCCTTTACCCGTCCTCGGACTAGCGACCGCGATGGCAGGCCCAGCACCCGCGATCAGGGCCCAGACCAAAACCTGCTGATCCCTAGTCGAACTTCTTCGCTGCATTCGCGCATTACGCAACCTATTCCTTCAACTCTCAACATGAAGCCTCAGCAGCGAACACCAAAGACTTTGACCCATGCGTATATGGTCTGCGGTGTCGGCCGCGAACCTTCGCAATGGGTCAAGGCTCCTACTCCGGCCCAAGGAAAGATTGGCCACATGAAGGGTGCCGTTGGTCAGTTTTGGTTGCCCGAAATTTTGGGCAGCAGTCCTCGCCTTGAGCAAGACAATGAGATCGCTCGCGCGCTTCACTCTGCGATGAGG GCTTGTTTCCCTCATGATGTTGAGATTTGCACAGGCCGTAGCCAGCCTCACTGTGTTCACCACTCCTTTGTTCTCCAGCAGGATTCCTCTCACACTCTGTACGGTATCTGTCTGCGAGTTTGGTCACGAGCAGATGAGAAGAGGGCCGAGACAATTCGTGAGCTCCGTAAGAGAACTGAGAGCGACTACTACGACAACCCTGATGAGACTTACTGGATTCCCTACTGCTTGTCGTTCCTCTCCCGCTATCCTTTGTATAATCTTTTGGGAGATTATCTTCGAGGTATGTGGATTCACTGGAACAAGGCTACCAACCTGTTCCATGCCGAGGAGGTTTCCCGCATTCTCAGCTTCCCTGCTCCTCGCCTGAACGACTTGGTCCGCATCGACATGAAGGACTATGCTCTCTGCTACCAGTTCCCATCCTCGCCTACCGGATTCCAAAACTTCGCCATGTGGCCTCTGTTCAACTGTTTATCAATTCCCAACATTGTCGGCGTCATCGAAGCAGCCATCTCTCCTACCCGCCGAATCATCTTTGTCAGCCACTACCCTGCTATGCTCACCATGGCTGCCGAGACTGTTCGATACTGCGTCCGAGTTTATGAATGGAGTGGCCTTTACGTTCCCGTTGTCCACGCTCGCCATGCCAAGGAGTTGGTCCAGGAGCCTGGTCCTTACATCCTAGGTATCACCGTCGAGTGCCGCTCTCTCTTCACAGCACCCACCGATGCTCTGGTCGTCGACCTTGATCGCAACTTTGTTCTCACATCCAGCCCTCCTACCGCTCTAAGTCCCGGCCAGCGTAACAAGTTCGTTACCCGACTCACTCAAGCTTTGAACGGTGACGTCACTCCCTCTGGAGTTCCTCAGCATCTCCGATCCGCCTATGGTGGTGGTAAGCTTGTCCCTGCTGGGCAAATTATCGTGATGCGCGGAGAGGTCGAGTCTATCCAGGACCCTGAGTGGTGGAACCAGGACGCCGTCATGGCTGTCATGGATCACGTTTGTGAGAAGCTTGGTCGCAACACTGGCATTAAGGCTGTCTTTGGTGGATCGGTCAAGAAGCCCCTCATGACCAAGGTATCTATGCGACACCTCAACGAGCTTGTCCGGGAGAGAAACCAGTACTCGCGCGATGCTCTTGAGGCCTGGCAGGACTTCATCAACCTCAAGGGTCGCATGGACACTGAGCTCAGCAAGGTTAACAAGCGCAACAACTACCTTGTGGAGGAACTTGAGAGCTGGAAGCAGCAATTCCTCAAGTTTCAGGCCTTTGCTGAGACCCTCACCAAGGAGACACAAGatctcaaggtcaagattgACACACACAAGAGGGAGAACCGCCGTCTTGCTGGTCTCATTGATCAGCAGAAGGACGACAACGCCCGTCTCTCTGTTCGTCTTACTGGCACTGAGAAGCAGCGTGACGACGCTCTCGAGGCCCTTGTCCTTCAGCAGGAGATTGCTGAGGAGCTTGAGCGTGAGCGTAAGAGAAACAAGAAGGAGCTCTCTCAGCTTCAGCACACCAACGTGACTATCATGCGCCAGCGTGACGAGGCCCGAAGAGTCGTTCTTCACCTTCGCAGTCTCATTGGTGGCCAAAGCCACCACATGGAGCATCTCATTCAGTCTCTCACCAAGCCTGATGACCTAGCTCAGGAGATCGAGGAGGGTTACGATGAGACTGAGGAGGACACTCAGTCCAGCGAGCCCAGCCGTCTCACACCCAGCCCCAGCCCTACTACTTCCACTAGCAGCCGAAGCAAGCGATATTCTTCAGCAAGCTTCAACGATGTGGCCGACCGCCACCTCAAGGACAAGACTGATGCCATTGCACACATTGTGCGCAATATTGCTGAGCAATGCCAGGCTGCTGTCGAGGGCCTGCAGTTGGCACATGATGCCGAACTAGGGAGTTCTAGTAGAAGGAATTCGAGGCACTCTACCGTCCAGAGCGATGACGGCCACTCCGCCGCCACTTCCGAGACCGGGGACGAATCCCTCCTGGCGCCGCGGTCCGGGAGGGCGTCCAGTATCCCTCCCACCCCGGATCTCATCCCCAACAGGAGCAGCACAGCAATGTCCTTTGCCTCTACAGCTACTACTCCCGAGCGATCGTCGCAGCAGTATAGCCTCAGAGACGAGATCCCCACAAAGATTGTCGaggatgacgaagaggacTTCGAGGAGAATCGATCCGATAACGGGACAGTCTCACACGAGACATCTGTCGTATCTAAGCATCAGCTCCAGCACCAACAGTCCCTGATGCACAGGCCATCTGGCGCCAGGATCAGTGCTCTTGGTGGTACACGCTGA
- a CDS encoding hypothetical protein (BUSCO:52718at5125) has translation MSHQVNGDVSPAQYSAFIQHLLNYPVISDGVHTFKSNELGQRSIRLSDAAYQTFAAPVVPYFSKGYQYVSPYVQKVDNLGDKTLDRIDEKFPAVKKPTDELYQDTRALIMFPLQKGLEGKDHVFQVYNSEIKKVEQGGLVAHGKAAVTTVLVVSNETLSWLSSFLHQKKADTTNTINEKINQ, from the exons ATGTCTCACCAAGTCAACGGCGACGTGAGCCCCGCTCAGTACTCTGCTTTCATCCAA CATCTCCTCAACTATCCTGTTATCAGCGACGGCGTCCACACCTTCAAGTCAAACGAACTCGGTCAGCGCTCCATCAGACTTAGTGACGCTGCCTACCAGACCTTTGCGGCTCCCGTCGTTCCCTACTTCTCCAAAGGTTATCAATATGTCTCGCCGTATGTCCAGAAGGTCGACAACCTAGGCGACAAGACCCTCGATCGCATCGACGAGAAGTTTCCTGCTGTCAAGAAGCCCACCGACGAGCTCTACCAAGACACTCGCGCTCTCATCATGTTTCCTCTCCAGAAGGGTCTCGAGGGCAAGGACCACGTCTTCCAGGTCTACAACTCTGAAATCAAGAAGGTTGAGCAGGGAGGTCTCGTCGCCCATGGAAAGGCTGCCGTTACCACCGTTCTCGTCGTTAGCAACGAGACTCTCTCTTGGTTGAGCTCTTTCTTGCACCAGAAGAAGGCCGACAccaccaacaccatcaacgAGAAGATCAACCAGTAA